One genomic window of Lytechinus variegatus isolate NC3 chromosome 1, Lvar_3.0, whole genome shotgun sequence includes the following:
- the LOC121411407 gene encoding tripartite motif-containing protein 3-like produces the protein MAETAASLAKDLRHEFLTCSLCLNCYSRPKMLPCQHVFCTRCLHKWYESKSKQNGTNAKTVTCPMCRVSQTVPPNGILGFPDSHATTSLINFLDGRVESTPSWGPTTIGLIREFGEKGSQDGQLYKPLGIATSAETGEFFVTDCKNRIQVFDNDGVFVRKFTFPQLAKKFTPTHLTMTRRLSSDGKECLLVSDVSNKQILVCSLGGEILMRFGGNELGMPGGVGVTKDGSLHVVDVYARVVRTYNRSGQEIRSFSGLSSSRKKIDTNTEVDECIFRSPTHIAVTRSDILLVSDSQSHLIYIFDNDGSYRNKFNSIGKHGGQLQNPSGIAVDGSGNILVADTSSNSVQLFDYRGRFRNRVDDSFDGLRNPQGMAILNDEHVAVVDADNHAIKLFSYV, from the coding sequence ATGGCGGAAACGGCTGCTTCACTTGCTAAAGATCTCCGTCATGAGTTCCTCACTTGTTCTCTCTGTCTGAACTGTTACTCTCGTCCTAAGATGCTACCTTGCCAGCATGTCTTCTGCACTCGATGTCTTCACAAGTGGTACGAGTCCAAGTCCAAACAGAACGGTACCAATGCCAAGACGGTCACCTGTCCCATGTGTCGAGTTTCACAAACTGTGCCCCCAAATGGTATCCTGGGCTTTCCCGATAGCCATGCCACGACGTCCTTGATAAACTTTTTGGACGGTCGTGTCGAGTCGACGCCGTCGTGGGGCCCAACCACCATCGGACTCATTCGAGAGTTTGGAGAGAAAGGGAGCCAGGATGGTCAATTATATAAACCACTTGGTATAGCCACTAGCGCAGAAACTGGTGAGTTTTTCGTCACCGACTGCAAGAATAGAATACAGGTCTTCGACAACGATGGTGTGTTTGTCCGAAAATTTACTTTTCCGCAGTTGGCGAAGAAGTTTACGCCGACTCATCTGACGATGACACGACGACTGAGCTCGGATGGGAAGGAATGTCTCCTAGTGTCCGATGTTAGTAACAAACAGATACTTGTCTGTTCTCTCGGGGGAGAAATTCTAATGCGATTTGGCGGCAACGAGTTGGGGATGCCCGGTGGTGTTGGGGTGACGAAAGACGGGTCGCTGCATGTCGTTGACGTCTACGCCAGAGTGGTACGGACTTACAATCGTTCTGGACAAGAGATTCGTAGCTTCTCCGGACTTTCGTCATCGCGGAAGAAAATAGACACAAACACGGAAGTCGACGAGTGTATCTTTCGCAGTCCTACTCACATTGCGGTTACACGATCTGATATCCTTCTCGTTTCCGACAGCCAATCACATCTTATTTACATCTTCGACAATGACGGCAGCTACCGAAACAAGTTTAACTCGATTGGTAAACATGGTGGTCAGCTCCAGAATCCATCTGGTATTGCTGTTGATGGGTCTGGTAACATCCTTGTTGCTGATACATCGAGTAATAGCGTCCAGCTATTTGACTATCGTGGACGGTTTCGGAATCGAGTTGATGACAGTTTTGATGGCCTTCGGAATCCCCAAGGCATGGCCATTTTGAATGACGAACATGTAGCAGTAGTTGACGCAGACAATCATGCCATCAAACTTTTCTCTTATGTATGA